Proteins encoded within one genomic window of Streptomyces rubradiris:
- a CDS encoding aminotransferase class I/II-fold pyridoxal phosphate-dependent enzyme: MPQPHRLTLNEHPLPPLDSVAAEIARHAAAVNRYPEFYPERLRGIVADWLGLPGEQVVLGAGSVGVALQALQASVSAGGGLAYGWRNFDAYPLLAGMVGARRVEVPLLPGGHQDLDALAKAVQDADAVIVCNPHNPTGRLVPGDELKEFVARVPEHVLVVLDEAYIEFVAPSGRTDSLGWVREFPNLLVLRTFSKAWGLANMRVGYGVTSPEWAERIGRYQLPYALSTLSAVAVETSLRAQPELEERIAVIVGERERLSGGLARGGWKVLPSHTNFLWLDEPERTEDIRLALAGEGVQARCYAGEGVRVTVGDTEANDSVLRALA; the protein is encoded by the coding sequence ATGCCCCAGCCGCATCGGCTCACCCTCAACGAGCACCCGCTGCCGCCGCTCGACTCCGTCGCCGCCGAGATCGCCCGGCACGCCGCCGCGGTCAACCGGTACCCGGAGTTCTATCCCGAGCGGCTGCGCGGGATCGTCGCCGACTGGCTGGGGCTGCCCGGTGAGCAGGTCGTGCTCGGCGCGGGGTCCGTGGGCGTCGCGCTCCAGGCGCTCCAGGCCAGTGTGTCCGCCGGCGGGGGGCTGGCATACGGCTGGCGCAACTTCGACGCCTATCCCCTGCTCGCCGGCATGGTGGGGGCGCGCCGCGTCGAGGTGCCCCTGCTCCCGGGCGGGCATCAGGACCTCGACGCGCTGGCGAAGGCGGTCCAGGACGCGGACGCGGTCATCGTGTGCAACCCGCACAACCCGACCGGCCGGCTGGTCCCCGGCGACGAGCTGAAGGAGTTCGTCGCCCGGGTCCCGGAGCACGTCCTGGTGGTCCTGGACGAGGCGTACATCGAGTTCGTCGCCCCGTCCGGCCGTACGGACTCGCTGGGCTGGGTCCGGGAGTTCCCGAACCTGCTGGTGCTGCGCACCTTCTCCAAGGCATGGGGGCTGGCCAACATGCGCGTCGGGTACGGCGTGACGTCCCCCGAGTGGGCCGAGAGGATCGGCCGGTACCAGCTGCCGTACGCCCTGAGCACCCTGTCGGCGGTGGCGGTGGAGACGTCCCTGCGGGCCCAGCCGGAGCTGGAGGAGCGGATCGCCGTCATCGTCGGCGAGCGCGAGCGGCTGTCCGGCGGGCTCGCCCGCGGCGGCTGGAAGGTGCTGCCGAGCCACACCAACTTCCTGTGGCTGGACGAACCGGAGCGGACCGAGGACATCCGCCTGGCCCTGGCGGGCGAGGGCGTCCAGGCCCGCTGCTACGCCGGCGAGGGCGTCCGCGTCACCGTCGGCGACACCGAAGCCAACGACAGCGTGCTGCGCGCCCTGGCCTAG
- the idi gene encoding isopentenyl-diphosphate Delta-isomerase → MTTETSGSAATEPILLELVDEEGRTIGVAEKLSAHQAPGRLHRAFSVFLFDTEGRMLLQQRALTKYHSPGVWSNTCCGHPYPDEPAQEAAARRVGEELGLHGIPLEPAGTVTYEHPDEISGLVEKEYNHLFVGLVKDIPEPDPAEIHDYRFVTPGELAALRAETSFSAWFPTVLEAALPGVRHVAPGGGW, encoded by the coding sequence ATGACCACGGAAACCTCCGGCAGCGCCGCCACGGAGCCGATCCTGCTCGAACTCGTCGACGAGGAGGGCCGGACGATCGGCGTCGCCGAGAAGCTCTCGGCGCACCAGGCGCCCGGCCGTCTGCACCGCGCCTTCTCGGTGTTCCTGTTCGACACCGAGGGGCGCATGCTGCTCCAGCAGCGGGCGCTGACGAAGTACCACTCGCCGGGCGTGTGGTCCAACACCTGTTGCGGGCACCCGTACCCGGACGAGCCCGCGCAGGAGGCGGCGGCCCGCCGTGTCGGCGAGGAGCTGGGCCTGCACGGCATCCCGCTGGAACCGGCCGGCACGGTCACCTACGAGCACCCGGACGAGATCTCCGGCCTGGTCGAGAAGGAGTACAACCACCTCTTCGTCGGCCTGGTGAAGGACATCCCGGAGCCGGACCCCGCCGAGATCCACGACTACCGTTTCGTGACCCCCGGGGAGCTGGCCGCGCTGCGGGCCGAGACCAGCTTCTCGGCGTGGTTCCCCACCGTGCTGGAGGCGGCCCTGCCGGGCGTACGGCACGTCGCGCCGGGCGGCGGCTGGTGA
- a CDS encoding cytochrome P450 has protein sequence MAEPAEPEFFFDPTDPGFRRNPYPVYAKLRDAHPLLAGPLNSWVVSRYEDVEALLRDRRLGKDLGGTQFFAQVAGTGPDEEPPPFLGLGLDGWDAGLFRLLDPPDHTKLRNLVAAPFTPSAVEALIKSVTAVVDDLLADLPERFDVMEVLASQLPVRVLGDMMGIDREDQKLLAAWSTEIAHILELGAAPSEDVAIACQRAVAQCTEYFVKVLQERAGGDGTDLITELTRAGETIEGLTIQQVAAVCVLLIVPGLDTFANLIGNAAVILAEHPDVLERLAADPSLADDVLDEVLRLEPPTHASWRVVNEPVTLHGRTMEPGAVVLLMLAAANRDERAFENPDTLALGKHGRRHLSFGRGIHYCLGDNLSRLMAKEALIGLAKRCASIKPDDDEVALKPGLWLRGPARLPVTTTPRVG, from the coding sequence ATGGCAGAACCTGCCGAGCCGGAATTCTTCTTCGATCCGACCGACCCCGGCTTCCGCCGGAACCCCTACCCGGTCTACGCGAAGCTCCGGGACGCACACCCCCTCCTCGCGGGCCCGCTCAACTCCTGGGTGGTCAGCCGCTACGAGGACGTCGAGGCCCTGCTGCGTGACCGCCGGCTCGGCAAGGACCTCGGGGGCACCCAGTTCTTCGCCCAGGTGGCCGGCACCGGCCCCGACGAGGAGCCGCCGCCCTTCCTCGGCCTCGGCCTCGACGGCTGGGACGCGGGCCTCTTCCGGCTGCTGGACCCGCCGGACCACACCAAGCTGCGCAACCTCGTCGCCGCGCCGTTCACCCCGTCCGCGGTGGAGGCGCTGATCAAGTCCGTCACCGCGGTCGTGGACGACCTGCTGGCGGACCTCCCCGAGCGGTTCGACGTCATGGAGGTGCTGGCCTCCCAACTGCCCGTGCGCGTGCTCGGTGACATGATGGGCATCGACCGCGAGGACCAGAAGCTCCTCGCCGCCTGGTCGACGGAGATCGCGCACATCCTGGAGCTGGGCGCCGCGCCGTCGGAGGATGTGGCGATCGCCTGCCAGCGCGCGGTGGCGCAGTGCACCGAGTACTTCGTCAAGGTGCTCCAGGAGCGCGCGGGCGGCGACGGCACCGACCTGATCACCGAGCTGACCCGGGCCGGCGAGACCATCGAGGGCCTGACGATCCAGCAGGTCGCCGCGGTGTGCGTGCTGCTCATCGTGCCCGGCCTGGACACCTTCGCCAACCTCATCGGCAACGCCGCGGTCATCCTGGCCGAGCACCCGGACGTGCTGGAGCGGCTCGCCGCCGACCCCTCCCTCGCCGACGACGTGCTGGACGAGGTGCTGCGCCTGGAGCCGCCCACGCACGCCTCCTGGCGCGTGGTCAACGAGCCGGTCACCCTGCACGGCCGGACCATGGAGCCCGGCGCCGTGGTGCTGCTGATGCTGGCCGCGGCCAACCGGGACGAGCGGGCCTTCGAGAACCCCGACACCCTGGCCCTCGGCAAGCACGGCCGCAGGCACCTGTCGTTCGGCCGCGGTATCCACTACTGCCTCGGCGACAACCTCTCCCGCCTGATGGCCAAGGAGGCGCTGATCGGGCTCGCCAAGCGCTGCGCCTCGATCAAGCCGGACGACGACGAGGTCGCCCTGAAGCCCGGCCTGTGGCTGCGCGGCCCGGCCCGGCTCCCCGTCACCACGACTCCGAGGGTGGGCTGA
- a CDS encoding cytochrome b, which translates to MSTAPNEQSRSRGKAPAGERVADWADGRLGIYSLAKANMRKIFPDHWSFMLGEVCMYSFIIIILTGVYLTLFFHPSMNEVEYHGSYVPMQGQLMSEAFNSTLHISFDVRGGLLIRQIHHWGAVVFLAGMFVHMMRVFFTGAFRKPREINWLFGFLLFVLGMFTGFTGYSLPDDLLSGTGVRIAEGLVLSVPIVGTYLSFFLFGGEFPGHDFVARFYSIHILLLPGIMLGLMVAHLILVFYHKHTQFAGPGKTEKNVVGMPLLPVYMAKAGGFFFLVFGVLAVLAAVAQINPIWAMGPYRPDQVSTGAQPDWYMGFSEGFVRVMPGWEINVAGHTLVLGVLIPLIVFGLMLVSIAVYPFIESWITGDKREHHILDRPRNAPTRTALGVAWLTFFAMAMVGGGNDLWATHFHLSVNAVTYFVRIFLFAGPVIAYIVTKRICLGLQRRDREKVLHGRETGIIKRLPHGEFIEVHEPLSQEQLHTLTAHEQYAPAEIGPTVDENGVERKVPASQKLRAKLSNAYYGEHAQIPKPRAEEYKEITSGHGHH; encoded by the coding sequence ATGAGTACTGCACCGAACGAACAGTCCCGCTCTCGCGGGAAGGCACCGGCCGGCGAGCGCGTCGCCGACTGGGCCGACGGCCGGCTCGGGATCTACTCCCTGGCCAAGGCCAACATGCGCAAGATCTTCCCCGACCACTGGTCGTTCATGTTGGGCGAAGTGTGCATGTACAGCTTCATCATCATCATCCTGACGGGTGTGTATCTGACGCTGTTCTTCCACCCGTCGATGAACGAGGTGGAGTACCACGGCTCTTATGTCCCGATGCAGGGACAGCTGATGTCCGAGGCGTTCAACTCGACCCTGCACATCTCCTTCGACGTGCGCGGTGGTCTGCTCATCCGGCAGATCCACCACTGGGGCGCGGTGGTCTTCCTCGCCGGCATGTTCGTGCACATGATGCGCGTGTTCTTCACCGGCGCGTTCCGCAAGCCGCGTGAGATCAACTGGCTGTTCGGCTTCCTGCTGTTCGTCCTCGGCATGTTCACCGGCTTCACCGGTTACTCGCTCCCGGACGACCTGCTCTCCGGCACCGGTGTGCGCATCGCCGAGGGTCTGGTGCTGTCCGTGCCGATCGTCGGCACGTACCTGTCGTTCTTCCTCTTCGGCGGCGAGTTCCCCGGTCACGACTTCGTGGCCCGGTTCTACTCGATCCACATCCTGCTGCTGCCGGGCATCATGCTGGGCCTGATGGTGGCCCACCTGATCCTGGTCTTCTACCACAAGCACACGCAGTTCGCGGGTCCCGGCAAGACCGAGAAGAACGTCGTCGGCATGCCGCTGCTGCCGGTCTACATGGCCAAGGCCGGAGGCTTCTTCTTCCTGGTCTTCGGTGTCCTGGCGGTGCTGGCCGCGGTCGCGCAGATCAACCCGATCTGGGCGATGGGCCCCTACCGTCCGGACCAGGTGTCCACCGGCGCCCAGCCCGACTGGTACATGGGCTTCTCCGAGGGCTTCGTGCGTGTGATGCCGGGCTGGGAGATCAACGTCGCGGGCCACACGCTGGTCCTCGGTGTGCTCATCCCGCTGATCGTCTTCGGTCTGATGCTGGTCTCGATCGCGGTCTACCCGTTCATCGAGTCCTGGATCACCGGTGACAAGCGCGAGCACCACATCCTGGACCGCCCGCGCAACGCCCCGACGCGCACCGCTCTCGGTGTCGCCTGGCTGACGTTCTTCGCGATGGCCATGGTGGGTGGCGGCAACGACCTGTGGGCGACGCACTTCCACCTGTCGGTCAACGCCGTCACGTACTTCGTCCGGATCTTCCTGTTCGCCGGCCCGGTCATCGCGTACATCGTCACCAAGCGGATCTGTCTCGGCCTGCAGCGCCGGGACCGCGAGAAGGTGCTGCACGGCCGCGAGACCGGCATCATCAAGCGCCTGCCGCACGGTGAGTTCATCGAGGTGCACGAGCCGCTCAGCCAGGAGCAGCTGCACACGCTCACCGCGCACGAGCAGTACGCGCCGGCCGAGATCGGCCCGACGGTCGACGAGAACGGTGTGGAGCGCAAGGTCCCGGCCTCGCAGAAGCTGCGGGCGAAGCTGTCCAACGCCTACTACGGCGAGCACGCCCAGATCCCGAAGCCGAGGGCGGAGGAGTACAAGGAGATCACGAGCGGCCACGGCCACCACTGA
- a CDS encoding ubiquinol-cytochrome c reductase iron-sulfur subunit, translated as MSSQDIPEENLPAEQDHAHGAVATADEENPFADPGLPPHEHRIQDIDERAAKRSERAVAFLFTVSMLATIGFIVSYLAIPNDKSIFVFPIGHLSAMNFALGLTLGVALFCIGAGAVHWARTLMSDVEIADDRHPIEASPEVRAKVHADFRQGAAESGFGRRKLIRNTMFGAMALVPLSGVMLLGGLGPAPKTKLRHTMWAKGKRLVNMNTGQPLRPEDVAVGSLTFAMPDGMSEHDEDFQNEIAKAALMIVRLQPDDIKDKRELDWSHQGVVAYSKICTHVGCPISLYEQQTHHVLCPCHQSTFDLTDGARVIFGPAGHALPQLRIGVDSEGYLQALGDFEEPVGPAFWERG; from the coding sequence ATGAGTAGCCAAGACATTCCTGAAGAGAACCTGCCCGCTGAGCAGGACCACGCGCACGGCGCGGTAGCGACCGCGGACGAGGAGAACCCGTTCGCGGACCCGGGGCTGCCGCCGCACGAGCACCGGATCCAGGACATCGACGAGCGGGCCGCCAAGCGGTCCGAGCGCGCGGTGGCGTTCCTGTTCACGGTGTCGATGCTGGCCACCATCGGCTTCATCGTCTCGTACCTGGCGATCCCGAACGACAAGTCGATCTTCGTCTTCCCGATCGGGCATCTGAGCGCGATGAACTTCGCGCTGGGCCTGACGCTGGGCGTGGCGCTGTTCTGCATCGGCGCGGGCGCGGTCCACTGGGCGCGCACCCTGATGTCGGACGTGGAGATCGCCGACGACCGGCACCCGATCGAGGCCTCGCCGGAGGTGCGGGCCAAGGTCCACGCGGACTTCCGCCAGGGTGCCGCGGAGTCCGGCTTCGGCCGCCGCAAGCTGATCCGCAACACCATGTTCGGCGCGATGGCGCTGGTGCCGCTCTCCGGCGTGATGCTGCTGGGCGGTCTGGGCCCGGCGCCGAAGACGAAGCTGCGGCACACGATGTGGGCCAAGGGCAAGCGTCTGGTCAACATGAACACCGGCCAGCCGCTGCGTCCGGAGGACGTGGCCGTCGGCTCGCTGACCTTCGCCATGCCCGACGGGATGTCGGAGCACGACGAGGACTTCCAGAACGAGATCGCCAAGGCGGCGCTGATGATCGTGCGGCTCCAGCCGGACGACATCAAGGACAAGCGCGAGCTCGACTGGTCGCACCAGGGCGTCGTCGCCTACTCGAAGATCTGCACCCACGTGGGCTGCCCGATCTCGCTGTACGAGCAGCAGACGCACCACGTGCTGTGCCCGTGCCACCAGTCCACCTTCGACCTCACCGACGGCGCCCGAGTGATCTTCGGCCCCGCCGGCCACGCCCTGCCGCAGCTGCGCATCGGCGTGGACAGTGAGGGTTACCTCCAGGCGCTCGGCGACTTCGAGGAGCCCGTCGGTCCTGCTTTCTGGGAGCGCGGATGA
- a CDS encoding c-type cytochrome, whose translation MKKLSARRRHPLAAVVVLLLALAATGGLYAAFAPAGKAQADESSQSLTIKEGKKLYEVGCASCHGTGGQGSSDGPSLVGVGAAAVDFQVGTGRMPAATSQGAQVPRKKPIYTQAQIDQLAAYVASLGAGPSVPTKQQYGPDGADIAKGGELFRTNCAQCHNFTGKGGALTKGKFAPTLEGVAPKHIYEAMQTGPQNMPSFPDTTMSEKNKKDIIAYLNAVNGDKTENPGGLELGGLGPVSEGLFGWIFGLGTLIAVAVWVAARTAKAKKS comes from the coding sequence GTGAAAAAGCTCTCCGCACGACGACGCCATCCGCTGGCGGCGGTCGTCGTCCTACTCCTCGCGCTGGCGGCCACTGGGGGGCTGTACGCCGCGTTCGCGCCCGCGGGCAAGGCGCAGGCCGATGAATCCTCCCAGTCCCTGACCATCAAGGAGGGCAAGAAGCTCTACGAGGTCGGCTGCGCCAGCTGCCACGGCACCGGTGGCCAGGGCTCCTCCGACGGCCCGAGCCTCGTCGGCGTCGGCGCCGCGGCCGTCGACTTCCAGGTCGGCACCGGCCGTATGCCCGCCGCGACCTCGCAGGGCGCCCAGGTCCCGCGCAAGAAGCCCATCTACACGCAGGCCCAGATCGACCAGCTCGCCGCGTACGTCGCGTCGCTGGGCGCCGGCCCGAGTGTGCCCACCAAGCAGCAGTACGGCCCCGACGGCGCGGACATCGCCAAGGGCGGCGAGCTGTTCCGCACCAACTGCGCGCAGTGCCACAACTTCACCGGCAAGGGCGGTGCCCTGACCAAGGGCAAGTTCGCCCCGACGCTGGAGGGTGTCGCTCCGAAGCACATCTACGAGGCCATGCAGACCGGCCCGCAGAACATGCCGTCCTTCCCCGACACCACGATGTCGGAGAAGAACAAGAAGGACATCATCGCGTACCTGAACGCGGTCAACGGTGACAAGACGGAGAACCCGGGTGGTCTGGAGCTGGGCGGCCTCGGGCCGGTCAGTGAGGGTCTGTTCGGCTGGATCTTCGGCCTCGGCACGCTGATCGCGGTCGCCGTCTGGGTCGCCGCTCGGACCGCAAAGGCCAAGAAGTCATGA
- a CDS encoding heme-copper oxidase subunit III — MSVVATATTVETGHAHPSVNRPNLTSVGTIIWLSSELMFFAALFAMYFTLRSVTGPDHWKEMAHALNVPFSATNTTILVLSSLTCQLGVFAAERGDVKKLRGWFIITFIMGAIFIGGQIYEYTELVKKDGISLSSDPYGSVFYLTTGFHGLHVTGGLIAFLLVLGRTYMAKRFTHEQATAAIVVSYYWHFVDVVWIGLFATIYLIK; from the coding sequence ATGTCGGTCGTGGCGACAGCAACGACAGTAGAAACCGGGCACGCGCACCCGTCGGTCAATCGGCCGAACCTCACCAGCGTCGGAACCATCATCTGGCTGAGTTCCGAGCTGATGTTCTTCGCGGCCCTCTTCGCGATGTACTTCACCCTCCGGTCGGTGACCGGACCGGACCACTGGAAGGAGATGGCGCACGCGCTCAACGTGCCCTTCTCCGCGACGAACACCACGATCCTGGTGCTCTCCTCCCTCACCTGCCAGCTCGGCGTGTTCGCTGCCGAGCGCGGCGATGTGAAGAAGCTCCGTGGCTGGTTCATCATCACCTTCATCATGGGTGCGATCTTCATCGGCGGTCAGATCTACGAGTACACCGAGCTGGTGAAGAAGGACGGCATCTCGCTGTCCTCGGACCCGTACGGCTCGGTGTTCTACCTGACCACCGGCTTCCACGGCCTGCACGTGACGGGCGGCCTCATCGCCTTCCTGCTGGTCCTCGGCCGTACCTACATGGCCAAGAGGTTCACCCACGAGCAGGCGACCGCCGCCATCGTCGTGTCCTACTACTGGCACTTCGTCGATGTCGTCTGGATCGGCCTCTTCGCCACGATCTACCTGATCAAGTAG
- a CDS encoding response regulator transcription factor → MQPTATVLVYSDDSNTREQVRLAAGRRPAPDVPLVEFVECATPEAVVRELDKGGIDVCVLDGEAVPMGGMGVCRQIKDEVFGCPPVLLLMGRPQDAWLATWSRADAAVTLPVDPVEFASALASLLRQKRLVGA, encoded by the coding sequence ATGCAGCCGACCGCCACGGTGCTGGTCTATAGCGACGACTCCAACACTCGCGAGCAAGTACGGCTGGCCGCCGGGCGCCGGCCCGCCCCCGACGTCCCCCTGGTGGAGTTCGTGGAGTGCGCCACCCCCGAGGCGGTGGTGCGGGAGCTGGACAAGGGGGGCATCGACGTCTGCGTGCTGGACGGCGAGGCCGTGCCGATGGGCGGCATGGGCGTGTGCCGGCAGATCAAGGACGAGGTGTTCGGCTGCCCGCCGGTGCTGCTGCTCATGGGACGGCCGCAGGACGCGTGGCTGGCCACGTGGAGCCGTGCGGACGCGGCTGTGACGCTGCCGGTGGATCCGGTGGAGTTCGCCTCCGCGCTGGCCTCTCTGCTGCGTCAGAAGAGGCTTGTGGGCGCCTAG
- a CDS encoding L,D-transpeptidase, producing the protein MNHTVRTRTVVGCTLLVTALGAGVTACGSDGNPLSARPYDAADLISFNGPAEAGKRADPDKPLEVTANSGEGRITDVTARDSTGRYVTGELAADGSRWHSTSPLAAGAHYTVTVSTEDEDGAPGRKTLTFDTGKPAGKKRLNVGFGPGAGTYGVGQPITAQLDQGIKDKAQRAVVERALRVESTPAVQGSWYWVNDKELHYRPKEYWPAHATIRVHSNLEGVRVGDRLWGAKSQPLKITTGDKVEVVADAAAHQLTYYRNDQPVEQIPVTAGKPGFETRNGVKVVLEKQYFVRMRGTTVGIAEGTSDSYDLPVYYATRVTWSGEYVHAAPWSVGSQGYENVSHGCVGMSTSNAEWLYDNIREGDIVKVVNSQGQTMEPFGNGFGDWNVDWKKWRTGSALTNRPQDTPAEAVRLQPRAA; encoded by the coding sequence ATGAACCACACTGTGCGGACCCGTACCGTCGTCGGCTGCACCCTGCTGGTGACCGCCCTCGGTGCGGGCGTCACCGCTTGCGGTTCGGACGGCAACCCCCTGTCGGCCAGGCCGTACGACGCAGCGGACCTGATCTCCTTCAACGGCCCCGCCGAAGCGGGCAAGCGAGCCGACCCGGACAAGCCCCTGGAGGTCACCGCCAACAGCGGTGAGGGCCGGATCACGGACGTCACCGCCCGGGACTCCACAGGGCGCTATGTGACGGGCGAACTGGCCGCCGACGGCAGCCGCTGGCACAGCACTTCCCCGCTGGCCGCGGGCGCCCACTACACGGTCACCGTGAGCACCGAGGACGAGGACGGCGCGCCCGGCCGCAAGACCCTCACGTTCGACACCGGCAAGCCCGCGGGCAAGAAGCGCCTGAACGTCGGCTTCGGGCCGGGCGCGGGCACCTACGGCGTCGGACAGCCCATCACGGCCCAACTGGACCAGGGGATCAAGGACAAGGCGCAGCGTGCCGTGGTGGAGCGGGCCCTGCGGGTGGAGTCCACGCCGGCCGTGCAGGGCTCCTGGTACTGGGTGAACGACAAGGAACTCCACTACCGGCCCAAGGAGTACTGGCCGGCCCACGCGACCATCCGGGTGCACAGCAACCTGGAGGGCGTCCGCGTGGGCGACCGGCTGTGGGGCGCGAAGTCGCAGCCGCTGAAGATCACCACAGGGGACAAGGTCGAGGTCGTCGCGGACGCCGCCGCGCACCAGCTGACGTACTACAGGAACGACCAGCCCGTCGAGCAGATCCCGGTCACCGCCGGCAAGCCCGGCTTCGAGACCCGCAACGGCGTCAAGGTCGTACTGGAGAAGCAGTACTTCGTACGGATGCGCGGCACCACCGTCGGCATCGCCGAGGGCACCTCGGACTCCTACGACCTGCCGGTGTATTACGCCACCCGGGTCACCTGGTCCGGCGAGTACGTCCACGCCGCGCCCTGGTCGGTCGGCTCGCAGGGCTACGAGAACGTCAGCCACGGCTGCGTCGGGATGAGCACGTCCAACGCCGAGTGGCTCTACGACAACATCCGCGAGGGCGACATCGTCAAGGTCGTCAACTCCCAGGGCCAGACCATGGAGCCCTTCGGCAACGGCTTCGGCGACTGGAACGTCGACTGGAAGAAGTGGCGCACGGGCAGCGCCCTGACGAACAGGCCCCAGGACACCCCGGCAGAGGCGGTACGCCTCCAGCCAAGGGCCGCATAG
- a CDS encoding cytochrome c oxidase subunit 4, translating to MKIQGRMFIWLSVFILIMAIVYGVWSKEPAGTTALFLAFGLAVMIGFYLGFTARRVDAGAQDDKEADVADDAGELGFFSPHSWQPLMLGFGGAIAFLSIAVGWWLIYFSAPFILIGLFGWVFEYYHGENRTQ from the coding sequence GTGAAGATCCAGGGTCGGATGTTCATCTGGCTGAGCGTCTTCATCCTGATCATGGCCATCGTGTATGGCGTGTGGTCGAAGGAGCCGGCCGGTACCACCGCGCTCTTCCTGGCCTTCGGCCTGGCCGTCATGATCGGCTTCTACCTGGGCTTCACCGCCCGGCGGGTCGACGCGGGCGCCCAGGACGACAAGGAGGCCGATGTCGCGGACGACGCGGGCGAGCTGGGCTTCTTCAGCCCGCACAGCTGGCAGCCGCTCATGCTGGGCTTCGGCGGCGCGATCGCCTTCCTCAGCATCGCGGTCGGCTGGTGGCTGATCTACTTCTCCGCCCCGTTCATCCTGATCGGCCTGTTCGGCTGGGTGTTCGAGTACTACCACGGTGAGAACCGGACCCAGTAG